A region from the Chrysoperla carnea chromosome 4, inChrCarn1.1, whole genome shotgun sequence genome encodes:
- the LOC123299116 gene encoding adenine phosphoribosyltransferase produces the protein MAECSKKEKIEYLKGNITSYPNFPKPGILFRDIFALLKNPTAFRILKELVVEYAKSISPKIEIVVGLESRGFLFGPLIALDLEIPFVPIRKKGKLPGKLESIEYTLEYGKEIFEIQADQITTDQRVLIVDDLLATGGSLAAACQLIEKSGAKVSCCLAIMELVDLKGRDKINAPIHTLVKY, from the exons ATGGCTGAGtgtagtaaaaaagaaaaaattgaatatttaaaagggAATATTACCAGTTATCCAAATTTTCCTAAGCCTGGAATTTTATTTCG agatATATTTGCCCTATTAAAAAATCCAACTGCTTTccgaattttaaaagaattggtTGTGGAATATGCAAAATctatttcaccaaaaattgaaattgttgttGGTTTAGAATCTCGAGGATTTTTATTTGGACCATTGATTGCGTTAGATTTAGAGATTCCATTTGTACCAATTcggaaaaaaggaaaattaccTGGAAAACTCGAGTCGATTGAATACACATTGGAATATGGTAAA gagATATTTGAAATTCAAGCAGACCAAATAACGACTGATCAACGAGTATTAATTGTGGATGATTTGTTAGCAACTGGAGGATCTTTAGCAGCAGCTTgtcaattaattgaaaaatcggGTGCCAAGGTATCATGCTGTTTAGCAATTATGGAATTGGTGGATTTAAAAGGTCGTGACAAAATTAATGCACCAATACATACTTTAGTTAAGTATTGA
- the LOC123299115 gene encoding S-methyl-5'-thioadenosine phosphorylase-like isoform X1, which yields MKSTYYRHRTISCSLNVNNLFLNADYNLLLLISKIGIIGGTGLNNPDIFETCEEIQVKTPYGEPSAPLIQGKIKGVDCVLLPRHGRGHTIMPGKINYRANISALKQVGCTHVLVSTASGSLREEIKPGDIVILDNFIDRTQGRAQTLYDGAETSPNGLCHIPMEPAFCPKTRDVLIETAKELNMPFHPTGTCVTIEGPRFSSKAESLMFQQWGGEIVNMTTVPEVVLAKEAGLCYAAVALATDYDCWRSTGEKVSVENVLIMFKKNIQKVCDVIIQSIPKIAELDWTDTIVDLQDPLLPCCSIRLKRYCFCSNKFG from the exons ATGAAAAGTACTTATTATAGACATAGAACGATATCCTGTTCCCTGAATGTCAACAACTTATTCCTGAAcgcagattataatttattgttgctgatatcaaag ataGGAATAATTGGTGGTACTGGACTAAATAATcctgatatttttgaaacatgcGAAGAAATACAAGTTAAAACACCATACGGAGAACCTTCGGCTCCTTTAATCCAAGGTAAAATTAAAGGTGTCGATTGTGTACTCTTACCACGCCATGGCCGAGGACATACTATAATGCcaggaaaaattaattatagagcTAATATATCAGCATTAAAGCAAGTTGGTTGTACACATGTATTAGTTTCTACTGCGTCTGGTTCGTTGCGAGAAGAAATTAAACCTGGTGATATCGTCAttctagataattttattgatag AACTCAAGGAAGAGCACAAACATTGTATGATGGAGCAGAAACTTCACCGAATGGTTTATGCCACATTCCAATGGAGCCTGCATTTTGTCCTAAAACTAGAGATGTTTTAATTGAAACAGCTAAAGAATTGAATATGCCATTTCATCCTACTGGCACGTGTGTAACAATTGAAGGACCTCGATTTTCTAGCAAAGCAGAAAGCCTTATGTTCCAACAATGGGGTGGTGAAATCGTTAATATGACTACAGTTCCTGAG GTTGTTTTAGCTAAAGAGGCAGGTCTTTGTTATGCGGCTGTTGCTTTAGCTACTGATTATGATTGTTGGCGATCAACTGGTGAAAAAGTGAGTGTGGAAAACGTATTGataatgttcaaaaaaaatattcaaaaagtatgtGATGTAATAATTCAAAGCATTCCAAAAATTGCTGAATTAGATTGGACAGACACTATTGTTGATTTACAG GATCCACTGTTACCATGCTGCAGTATCAGATTGAAGAGGTATTGCTTTTGTTCGAATAAGTTTGGATAG
- the LOC123299115 gene encoding S-methyl-5'-thioadenosine phosphorylase-like isoform X3: MTVVKIGIIGGTGLNNPDIFETCEEIQVKTPYGEPSAPLIQGKIKGVDCVLLPRHGRGHTIMPGKINYRANISALKQVGCTHVLVSTASGSLREEIKPGDIVILDNFIDRTQGRAQTLYDGAETSPNGLCHIPMEPAFCPKTRDVLIETAKELNMPFHPTGTCVTIEGPRFSSKAESLMFQQWGGEIVNMTTVPEVVLAKEAGLCYAAVALATDYDCWRSTGEKVSVENVLIMFKKNIQKVCDVIIQSIPKIAELDWTDTIVDLQDPLLPCCSIRLKRYCFCSNKFG; encoded by the exons atgactGTTGTAAAG ataGGAATAATTGGTGGTACTGGACTAAATAATcctgatatttttgaaacatgcGAAGAAATACAAGTTAAAACACCATACGGAGAACCTTCGGCTCCTTTAATCCAAGGTAAAATTAAAGGTGTCGATTGTGTACTCTTACCACGCCATGGCCGAGGACATACTATAATGCcaggaaaaattaattatagagcTAATATATCAGCATTAAAGCAAGTTGGTTGTACACATGTATTAGTTTCTACTGCGTCTGGTTCGTTGCGAGAAGAAATTAAACCTGGTGATATCGTCAttctagataattttattgatag AACTCAAGGAAGAGCACAAACATTGTATGATGGAGCAGAAACTTCACCGAATGGTTTATGCCACATTCCAATGGAGCCTGCATTTTGTCCTAAAACTAGAGATGTTTTAATTGAAACAGCTAAAGAATTGAATATGCCATTTCATCCTACTGGCACGTGTGTAACAATTGAAGGACCTCGATTTTCTAGCAAAGCAGAAAGCCTTATGTTCCAACAATGGGGTGGTGAAATCGTTAATATGACTACAGTTCCTGAG GTTGTTTTAGCTAAAGAGGCAGGTCTTTGTTATGCGGCTGTTGCTTTAGCTACTGATTATGATTGTTGGCGATCAACTGGTGAAAAAGTGAGTGTGGAAAACGTATTGataatgttcaaaaaaaatattcaaaaagtatgtGATGTAATAATTCAAAGCATTCCAAAAATTGCTGAATTAGATTGGACAGACACTATTGTTGATTTACAG GATCCACTGTTACCATGCTGCAGTATCAGATTGAAGAGGTATTGCTTTTGTTCGAATAAGTTTGGATAG
- the LOC123299115 gene encoding S-methyl-5'-thioadenosine phosphorylase-like isoform X2: MKSTYYRHRTISCSLNVNNLFLNADYNLLLLISKIGIIGGTGLNNPDIFETCEEIQVKTPYGEPSAPLIQGKIKGVDCVLLPRHGRGHTIMPGKINYRANISALKQVGCTHVLVSTASGSLREEIKPGDIVILDNFIDRTQGRAQTLYDGAETSPNGLCHIPMEPAFCPKTRDVLIETAKELNMPFHPTGTCVTIEGPRFSSKAESLMFQQWGGEIVNMTTVPEVVLAKEAGLCYAAVALATDYDCWRSTGEKVSVENVLIMFKKNIQKVCDVIIQSIPKIAELDWTDTIVDLQKTVSLSVMLPH, from the exons ATGAAAAGTACTTATTATAGACATAGAACGATATCCTGTTCCCTGAATGTCAACAACTTATTCCTGAAcgcagattataatttattgttgctgatatcaaag ataGGAATAATTGGTGGTACTGGACTAAATAATcctgatatttttgaaacatgcGAAGAAATACAAGTTAAAACACCATACGGAGAACCTTCGGCTCCTTTAATCCAAGGTAAAATTAAAGGTGTCGATTGTGTACTCTTACCACGCCATGGCCGAGGACATACTATAATGCcaggaaaaattaattatagagcTAATATATCAGCATTAAAGCAAGTTGGTTGTACACATGTATTAGTTTCTACTGCGTCTGGTTCGTTGCGAGAAGAAATTAAACCTGGTGATATCGTCAttctagataattttattgatag AACTCAAGGAAGAGCACAAACATTGTATGATGGAGCAGAAACTTCACCGAATGGTTTATGCCACATTCCAATGGAGCCTGCATTTTGTCCTAAAACTAGAGATGTTTTAATTGAAACAGCTAAAGAATTGAATATGCCATTTCATCCTACTGGCACGTGTGTAACAATTGAAGGACCTCGATTTTCTAGCAAAGCAGAAAGCCTTATGTTCCAACAATGGGGTGGTGAAATCGTTAATATGACTACAGTTCCTGAG GTTGTTTTAGCTAAAGAGGCAGGTCTTTGTTATGCGGCTGTTGCTTTAGCTACTGATTATGATTGTTGGCGATCAACTGGTGAAAAAGTGAGTGTGGAAAACGTATTGataatgttcaaaaaaaatattcaaaaagtatgtGATGTAATAATTCAAAGCATTCCAAAAATTGCTGAATTAGATTGGACAGACACTATTGTTGATTTACAG aaaactGTTAGTTTGAGTGTTATGCTACCTCATTAA
- the LOC123299117 gene encoding 40S ribosomal protein S24: MTEGTATIRTRKFMTNRLLCRKQMVCDVLHPGQPSVRKSDIREKLAKMYKVTPDVVFVFGFRTNFGGGKSTGFALIYDTLDWAKKFEPKHRLQRHGLYEKKQQTRKQRKERKNRMKKVRGTKKSKVGAATKK; the protein is encoded by the exons ATG actGAAGGTACAGCCACAATTCGTACGCGAAAATTCATGACCAACCGACTTTTATGTCGAAAACAAATGGTATGTGATGTACTCCATCCTGGTCAACCATCAGTCAGAAAATCAGACATTAGAGAAAAATTAGCTAAAATGTACAAA gtAACACCTGatgttgtatttgtatttgGTTTCCGTACAAACTTCGGTGGTGGTAAATCAACAGGTTTCGCTTTAATTTATGATACCTTAGATTGGGCAAAGAAATTTGAACCAAAACACAGGTTACAACGACATGGATTATATGAAAAGAAACAACAGACACGTAAACAACGTAAAGAAAGAAAGAACAGAATGAAGAAAGTACGCGGTACCAAAAAGAGTAAAGTTGGTGCAGCAACCAAAAAGTAG